Within Patescibacteria group bacterium, the genomic segment GTTTGATGGCATTTCCACGGAATTAGGGCTTTCCTCTAAATTGATTCCGGCTTATTTAAAGTTACGAAAGGAACATTATGGTTTTTAAAGTCGACCACCCTTTTATTACAGATTCCTTAACGCATTTAAGAGACCAGCAAACGGAACTGGCAAAATTTAGAAGGTATTCTAACAAGCTCTGTCAGTTATTGTTTGCCGAAGCAATAAGAGGTTTAGATTTTAATGAGGTTGATATTACCACACCGTTGGAAATAACTATCAAATCAAAAAAACTTAAAGATGAGGTGATTATAATTCCCGTTTTGCGATCCGGTCTCGCCATGCTTTTTGGAGCGCTTGATTTATTGCCCAAATCAAAAATTGGTTTTATGGGGTTAGAAAGGGATGAAAAAACCGCTGTAGCAAAGGAATATTACTGCAAACTACCTAAAATAAGAGAAAATTCTGTGGTTATTATTACCGATCCGATGTTGGCAACTGGGGGGTCAATTTTGCAGGTGCTAAGAAAGTTACGGGGCTTTAAACCCAAAGACATAAGAATTGTAAGCGTGGTTTCGGCTCCCGAGGGAATAGCGTTAATTCAAAAAGAGTTTCCCAAGGTGGCTATTTTTACTTCTGCCGTGGATGACCATCTTAACAATAATAAATATATAGTTCCTGGCATTGGCGATTACGGCGATCGCTATTTTGGAACAAGCGTCTAACATTTTGTTTCCA encodes:
- the upp gene encoding uracil phosphoribosyltransferase gives rise to the protein MVFKVDHPFITDSLTHLRDQQTELAKFRRYSNKLCQLLFAEAIRGLDFNEVDITTPLEITIKSKKLKDEVIIIPVLRSGLAMLFGALDLLPKSKIGFMGLERDEKTAVAKEYYCKLPKIRENSVVIITDPMLATGGSILQVLRKLRGFKPKDIRIVSVVSAPEGIALIQKEFPKVAIFTSAVDDHLNNNKYIVPGIGDYGDRYFGTSV